The DNA sequence TATAGCCGATGAATAACTTGAAGATTGACCTCGACGGCCTCGAGTGCGTGTGGCAGAAGCCGTCCACCCTGACGGAGACCAGGATGCACTACTGTCCGGGGTGCGGCCACGGCGTCGTCCACAAGATTCTCATGGAGGCGGTCGAAGAATTCGGAATCCAATCCGACACAATCGGCGTCGCCCCCGTCGGCTGCGCGGTATTCGCCTACCAGTATATGAACATCGACATGCAGGAAGCGGCCCACGGACGCGCTTCCGCCGTCGCGACGGGGATCAAGAGATTGCTTCCCGAAAAGTACGTTTTCTCCTACCAGGGCGACGGCGATCTTGCCGCCATCGGGACGGCGGAGACGATCCATGCGGCGAACCGGGGTGAAAACATCCTCGTGGTGTTCATCAACAATGCGATCTACGGCATGACGGGGGGACAGATGGCCCCCACGACGCTTCTGGGGATGAAGACGAGCACCACGCCCGAGGGGCGGACGATGGAAACGCAGGGATTTCCGTTCAAAATTACAGACCTGATCGCAAACCTCCCCGGTTCCCATTACGTGACCCGGCAGGCCGTCCACACGCCCAACGCAGTGCGGCAGCTGAAGAAGGCGGTCATGAAGGCGTTCCAGGCGCAGAAAGAGAAAAAGGGGTACTGCCTCATAGAGGTCGTGTCGAATTGCCCTTCGGGGTGGAAGATGACTCCCCGGGAATCGAACGAATGGATGGTCGAGAATATGTTTCCGGTCTATCCCCTCGGCGACCTCAAAGTCGACGGGAAGCCGGTCGAGAAGCGGGAAGGGAAGAATTAGAACAGTGACTCAGGTTCGACGTCCTTCTTTCAAACTCGTCATCCTGAGCGAAGCGAAGGATCTCGCTGCGAGATTCTTCGTCGCTCCGCTCCTCAGAATGACAATTTCTATTAAGAGGAACCTATGACACACGAAATACTCTTCGCCGGTTTCGGAGGACAAGGGGTTCTCTCCATGGGGATGACTCTCGCCTACGCCGGAGTGATCGAGGGAAAGGAGGTCTCCTGGATGCCCTCCTACGGTCCTGAGATGCGGGGCGGCACGACGAACTGCATCGTCACCGTTTCGAGCACCGCCATCAGCTCCCCGATCGTCAATCGCTTCGACGCCCTGATCGCCTTGAACCAGCCTTCGCTCGACAAGTTCCAGGACAGAGTGAAGAGCAACGGAATTCTTCTCTACGAAAGCGGAAACATCATCATCCCGCCGATGCGCACGGACCTGACCGTCGTGCCCGTCGCGGCCGAACAGGAGGCGCTCAGGCTGGGAAACCCCCGGATCAAGAACATGATCATGCTCGGCGCGTTCCTCAGCGTCTGCGAGGTCGTTCATGTTTCATCCGTCGTGAAGGCGCTTGCGGAAGTGCTCCCGGAGCGGTACCACAATCTGTTGCGCATAAATGAAGAAGGTCTCCGGCGCGGAGAGATGCTAGTCATTGAAGCAGCCACACCATTGGCATGAAAGGACCAGGTATGAACCGAACGAAAGTCGACTGTCACCACACGTGCCGCGAAACCTGCACCGCGATCGAGATCGCGCAACAGCGGGAAAAGGAAGCCATCCTGCGCTACGCGGAACTGCGGGATGAGTGCACCTATCCG is a window from the Bacteroidota bacterium genome containing:
- a CDS encoding thiamine pyrophosphate-dependent enzyme, producing MNNLKIDLDGLECVWQKPSTLTETRMHYCPGCGHGVVHKILMEAVEEFGIQSDTIGVAPVGCAVFAYQYMNIDMQEAAHGRASAVATGIKRLLPEKYVFSYQGDGDLAAIGTAETIHAANRGENILVVFINNAIYGMTGGQMAPTTLLGMKTSTTPEGRTMETQGFPFKITDLIANLPGSHYVTRQAVHTPNAVRQLKKAVMKAFQAQKEKKGYCLIEVVSNCPSGWKMTPRESNEWMVENMFPVYPLGDLKVDGKPVEKREGKN
- a CDS encoding 2-oxoacid:acceptor oxidoreductase family protein — translated: MTHEILFAGFGGQGVLSMGMTLAYAGVIEGKEVSWMPSYGPEMRGGTTNCIVTVSSTAISSPIVNRFDALIALNQPSLDKFQDRVKSNGILLYESGNIIIPPMRTDLTVVPVAAEQEALRLGNPRIKNMIMLGAFLSVCEVVHVSSVVKALAEVLPERYHNLLRINEEGLRRGEMLVIEAATPLA